In the Desulfofalx alkaliphila DSM 12257 genome, GCTCCATCTGGGCAACCTAATGTGGCGGGTAGGGACTCTGGCCGCATCCAAAAGAGATTCGGAGGAAAAAGATGGAGCAGATTATAGATACCTTGCTGCATTATTTAATAAGGCTGGGTAGCTTAGGTTTGATGTTTGCTATATTTCTCGATGCCCTAGGCCTGCCTTTTCCCGGCGGGCTGATGATTGTTATGTCTGGATTTTTAATACACCGGGGAGACTTTAGCCCCATGGAGGTGGCTATTGCCATTTTTGCCGGCTACCTGCCCGGCGCCACCGCTGCCTATTTTATCGGTGATAAAATAGGGAAACCCTTCTTTGAAAAATACGGCCGCTACCTCAGGGTTACTCCCCAAAGATTTAATAAGGCACAAGGCTGGATTGAACATTCCGCCGCAGCCTTTATAATCGGCGGACGCTTTATACCCACCTTAGGCAACCTTACGCCCTACATGGCCGGAATATCAAAGGTAAAATATCATTGGTTTTTATTT is a window encoding:
- a CDS encoding DedA family protein; protein product: MEQIIDTLLHYLIRLGSLGLMFAIFLDALGLPFPGGLMIVMSGFLIHRGDFSPMEVAIAIFAGYLPGATAAYFIGDKIGKPFFEKYGRYLRVTPQRFNKAQGWIEHSAAAFIIGGRFIPTLGNLTPYMAGISKVKYHWFLFYSTLYTLLWAGLYITVGYIFRDSWQQAGEMVTSKSWLVAVLFLLIYLAYRYYFKRKEQVR